The nucleotide sequence GACCCGGCGGCAGCCCGCGATGTGGCAGACCAGCATCGCGTCGAGCACCGTGACGTCCTTCGGTGTGGTCGCCAGGTGCCCGGCGGCGGCGCGCAGCGTGGCGCACAGCCACGGCACGACGGTCCGCAGATGTGCGGCGGGATCGGTGAGCGCGGGATCCGGCCAGGGGGCGCCACCCGCTGCGGTCCAGGTCCGCTCGGACACCTGGAGCAACCCCACCGCGGAGCCGGTCCGCAGCTCAGGGTTCCAGCCGGACTCGGCCTGCACCTGCGCGACGACCCAGGCGGCCGGCAGCTCAGGGCAGCCATCGGTGGTGAGCTCGGTGATCAGCGGCAGATGCGGCCGGGCGGCCTCGGGGACCCGTTCGTGGTCGATCCCGGACGGTTCCGGAGGCTCGGCGGCGGCCGGACCCGGCGCCGCCAGCAGCGCGGCGAGCAGGGCAGGCACCAGCATCAGTGCCCGCACGGGTCACCGGGTCCGGTCCGGGGGAGCGGGACGGCCCCGTGCAGCGGGCGCAGGCCCCCGGACCCACCGGTGACGAGCGGGCGCGCGAGCCGGTCCCCGGCGGTCAGTGCGGCGACGATCCGGCCGAGCGCCTCGGCGTACCGGCGGATCGCGGTGGACGGCGCGGAGCGGGTCAGCACCGTCGCGGCGTCCGACCACGGATCGGGTGAGCGGACCCATCCCGGCACCGCGGGCAGCGCCACCACGGCGGCCCAGCCGGTGCCCGCGGCGTCGGCGTCGAACCCGTCCGGTTCGCTCCATCCCGGATGCAGTGCCAGCACCGGCGCGCCGGGCCCAGGCCCCGGCGCGACCCGGGCGGCGTCGGCGAGCCCGGCGACCGTGTCCCGGCACAGCAGCACGTCCGGCAGGAGATCGGAGCCCCGGACGACGCCGAGATCGTGGGCCCGCAGTGCGCGCGCGACGGTCGTGGTGCCGACGCCGCCGGCGAGGCCGCCGACCGCCGGGATGCGCTGGGTACCGGTCACCGGGGTCGCCCGGCGAGATCGTGCGGGCTCGGTGTGTGCGGTCCGGGCTCCGCTGCCGGGCCCGCGTCGACGACGAGCCGGTCGCCGATCCGGGCGATGGTCACCTCGATCCGCAGCCACCTCGCGGCCAGCCCGCGCCAGCCGCGGGCCGACGGCGCGGGTGCGGCGGCGGGTTCACCGAGCGGTTGCTCGGGCTCCACCTCGGGAGCAGCCGGACTGCGGGTGCCGACCCGGCGGTACGGGACGATCCGGACCCGGACGTCGACCTGCACCCGCCCGCCGTCGCCCCGGACGCTCCCGGGCAGCACCAGATCGGCGCGCTGCCGGCCGGTGCCGGTCCAGCCCAGCAGGGCCGCCCCCTCGGGGGACGCCAGGTGGGCGCCGAGCGCGTGCCCGCGGCGGGCCGGATCGTCCTCGTCCCAGGACAGCAGGTCGACCGCGAACGCTCCGGCCAGCGCGGCCGCCTCGGCGGGATCGATCGCGGTCCCGGCAGCCGGCTCGGCGCCCGACTCGATGTCCGAGCCGGTGTCCTGGCCGGCGGCCGGGGCGTCGGCTGCGGGCGGTTCCGGCGCGCGCTCCGGTTCGGTGGCGGGCTCCGTGGTCGTGTCGGTGGTGGGGTCGGTGGTGTCCGGCCGGGTGCCGGTCGCCGGTTCCGGAGCGCCGTCCGGTGCTTCGGTGGTGGGTATGGCCGCTGCGCCGGGCCGGGGGTCCACGGCCGGCGGAGTCGTCGGGCCGGGCACGGACGCGGTGTCCGGCTGGGGCCGGGCGGCCGTGTCGAAGGGGGCGGCTGCGCCGGGGGCAGTGGCGGTGCCGGAGCGGGTGGCTGTGCCGGGGGTGGCCGTGCCGGAGGGGGCGGCGGTGGTAGCCGGGTGGCCGGCGGGGACAGCGGTGACCGGCGGCGCAGGGGAGACGGCACCCGGCGGCTGCGGGCCGGTGAGCCATCGGTCGTCCCGGTGTCCGGGCGGGGGAGCGCCGAGCGTGGCGTCCGCTGTGGGGCTGCCGGTGGCCGCGGCGCCGATGATCGCGGTGCCGATGATCGCGGCCCCACCCGGCTCCGGCGCGATCCCACCGGGTGCTCCGTCCGCGGCGTGCGGCCCGGGCCTCGCCGCGGTCAACGGCGACAGCGGATCTCCAGCCGGGGCGAACGGGGACAGCGGATCACCCGCCGGTGGGCCCCAGCCGGTGCCGGGGTTGCCGACCCGGTCCTGGACGAGCGGGAACCCGAACGGGTCGGTGACCGGCTCCGGATCGGCGGGCGGACTCTGCGGCGGGCGCCGAGGCGTCCAGAGCGCGGGCCGGGCTGCGGCCGTCGCGGGGCGGGCCGGGGGCGGCGGCGGACCGGGGTGGTGGGCCTGGGCGGGCGGCGGATCGTCCAGCCAGGGATCGGGGCCGTCGTCGACCGGGCGGGTGGACCGGCCGAAGATGCGGAACGGGGACATCGGCCGCGTCACCGGTGGGCGGGACCGGACGACCGGGTGCCGCACTGCGGTTCCGGCGGCTGCTGCACGGACATGGCGCTCCGACCTCCTCGCGCGCCCGGGGCGGTCGCGCGATGGAGGACGGTAGGAACACGCGGCCCGTGCCGTGCTGCTTCGGCTGGGGCCCTTCGCGATGGCGAAGCCGGTTGGGAACGTTCAGCCCGGGATCAGCCGGGGATCTCCCAGGTGTGCACCGGCTCGTTGGCGGCGGAATGGGGTAGGTAGCGCTCGAGCATCCCGTGCAGCGCGGTGATCCGGTCCGCGCCGCGGGCCTCCAGGGCGGCGACGGTGTCGAGCTGCCACGACGCACCCGTCTGCCGGGTCACACAGCGCCGCTCCAGCACCGTCAGATAGCGGTCGCAGACGGCCTCGCTGACACCCCAGCGGGCCAATCCCTCGTGCGCGAGCGGGATCAGTTTGCGCAGCGCCAGCTCGTCCGGGCTGATCCAGCCGGTGCCGGGCCAGTAGAGGGGAGCCTGCATGCCGTGCCGGGCTGCGGTCTGGAAGTTCTCGCGGGCCGCCTCGAACGACACCGACCGCCACAGTTCCTGATCGGACTCGACGAGCGTGCGGAGCAGCCCGTAGAAGAACAGGGCGTTCGCGACCATGTCGACTGTGGTCGGTCCCGCGGGGAGCACCCGGTTCTCCAACCGGACGTGCGGGGTACGCCCCGTACTGTCGTAGATCGGCCGGTTCCAGCGCCAGATCGTGCCGTTGTGCAGGGTCAGCTCGGGCAGTTCGGGGAAGCCGTGGTCGCGCATCTGGGCGACCGGGTCGATGTCGGTGGTCAACGGCATCAGGGCCGGAAAGTAGCGGGCGTTCTCGGAGAACAGGTCCAGGACCGAGTCGATCCAGCGCTCGCCGAACCAGACCCGCGGCCGTACACCCTGGTTGTGGAACTCAGGTGTGCGGACGTCACAGGACTGCTCGAACAGCGGGATCCGGGTCTCCGCCCACAGCTGGGAGCCCAGCAGGAACGGCGAGTTCGCGCCCAGGCCGAGCTGGACCCCGGCCAGGCACTGCGCCGCGTTCCAGTAGCGGGCGAACTCCGACGGCGCCACCTGCAGGTGCAGCTGCAGCGACGTGCAGGCGGCCTCCGGGATGATCGTGTCGAAGTCCGCGTTGACCCGTTCGTCGGGGTCGCTGCCGGTGATGTCGATCCGGATCGGCTCGCCCCGGGCGTTGAGCATCTGGTCGTTGAGCGCCTGGTAGCGGTCGTCCGCGGTGATCGACTCACCGACCATGTGGCCCGGGTCGAGGGTCGGCAGGATCCCGATCATGACGAGCTGGGTGCGCAGATCACCGGCCTTGGCGCCGGCTCCGGCGAGGAGGTCCAGCAGCTCGTGCTCGAGCTGACGCCACTGGTCACCCGGCAGCGGGCGGGGTGGCAGGTTCAGCTCGAGGTTCCAGCGGCCGAGCTCGGTCTGCCACTCGCCCCTGTTGATCGTCTCCAGAACGTCGTGACCGTTCAGCGACGGCGCCAGCTCCGGATCGACGAGATTGAACTCGACCTCCACCCCCGTCATCGGTTCCGTCTCGGGGAAGGGGTAGGTGCGGAGCATGTCTGCCAGGGAGTCCAGACAGCGCTGCACCTTGATCCGGTATCGCTGGCGGTCGCGCCGGGTGAACGTCGTCCGGTCGACCACCTGACCCATGCGTGAACCGACCTCCATCGAACGGGGAGCGCCTCCTCACCCTCCCGGACCAGGTCCGGTTCCGAAGGGAGAGGCACTACACGGTGACATATCGCCGGACCGGGCGGTA is from Pseudonocardia autotrophica and encodes:
- a CDS encoding glutamate--cysteine ligase family protein produces the protein MGQVVDRTTFTRRDRQRYRIKVQRCLDSLADMLRTYPFPETEPMTGVEVEFNLVDPELAPSLNGHDVLETINRGEWQTELGRWNLELNLPPRPLPGDQWRQLEHELLDLLAGAGAKAGDLRTQLVMIGILPTLDPGHMVGESITADDRYQALNDQMLNARGEPIRIDITGSDPDERVNADFDTIIPEAACTSLQLHLQVAPSEFARYWNAAQCLAGVQLGLGANSPFLLGSQLWAETRIPLFEQSCDVRTPEFHNQGVRPRVWFGERWIDSVLDLFSENARYFPALMPLTTDIDPVAQMRDHGFPELPELTLHNGTIWRWNRPIYDSTGRTPHVRLENRVLPAGPTTVDMVANALFFYGLLRTLVESDQELWRSVSFEAARENFQTAARHGMQAPLYWPGTGWISPDELALRKLIPLAHEGLARWGVSEAVCDRYLTVLERRCVTRQTGASWQLDTVAALEARGADRITALHGMLERYLPHSAANEPVHTWEIPG